The following coding sequences lie in one Oryza brachyantha chromosome 10, ObraRS2, whole genome shotgun sequence genomic window:
- the LOC102721481 gene encoding uncharacterized protein LOC102721481 isoform X1, which produces MASGGASAPTTASTYAAAAAASKTVAASLWWDRFVDLADDLDRAAAAGAVPDALAERIKAHHAWLRGSVSVFGKPNDSSRTALDASEVVVGKHRLAVKPELKVAALHLSKCMNLDEVQSYILVKRTSENTPTALDAGTQEFVRQVSLQYYLERQCLLKCIRRIFVHANDGSESIAAVKEEASVLVSEGMEQRLLSIVGDSLASAVSAKGGSEFTISWLEETLIEINLIFDILFLFLYDNLSRCNGRMWITLCLIFKDMLSGSYDVGKFAVSVEAKSSFHYAKAQLLFILIETLDFETLLRMIRDEVPFSGGYSTFSLGDILEMDVEVSKLSEFAVVESGPLILAWAAFLCLVMSLPGSNTNLEIDHTSYARRAFELAPFNYLQGVLCSSIFRESDGPVSGFRGILRTFISAFVASYEISYQTEDSSLGMILNILCEVYDGEESLCMQFWDKDSFIDGPIRSVLHMVEKQYPFQISELIRFLSAVCNGSWPAQCVYSYLERMNGVTTLYAVPSGIKDNVNYYDQIETHRPISIPSIEGITVPVGSHGYILKVLEDDVALVRWEFPHSGVFFVLVILAQDIHACNYEEACDIMDLLYKMVLSNKDLCFALLHADKSLAVQMSQNLGYTEKHVRIDIVKIFCTSIFKYMEDPNNACIMSKTLGMLAEMLNCVSYHVFDVVLECGFFTTQSGGISSDWLLSGALAKMLFATSEDNGDCSPLTTAVLDFALQVLRKGAAADDIISSFIVFSVQYIMVNHMNWKYKKHSRWKITLKVLDLVMSCIQVKSFSPRLGGIIWEILLYDSSIHNVLLHILSMSTQLLEHSQGSYCGDLKDTEDIHLVLCRGLDIVFYMLSNLPEELVPCPPFVTMILSSSSKPLPFITAAISLMSIQNSAIQVASARVFSILCFTAYKAQPQLMENANFVVNGSEISRLQTSISCILDEVEKIDDCLVVAIFNLLTSAARYQPALLISLVEQSTGVQADSDSSVHKQNSKFSVLNPSGSTPILVEQILGYIGRSTELMDRSPSILSGVLDLLKALWESGVQFIYILEKLRSSSTFWENLSRCIRATFDGYPIDSVEPVDEKFSFRYYCLGTIFEIMSYELFLQDKLRTESKTSEPTPDGSKQPKEPSVASCPSDTVLKWLDGATLEDLIKNLSCNGYQNGLLHRAKVASCLCIIRLSTKLSSGETGSLSFSLVKKIQTVSGKLLQHRAFLALVSQYALHGYSGEQDLTNLIISDLYYHIHGELEGRQITPGPFQELLCFLLEFKVFEHNPFEQIQKTFPAGNGISLFDVLQIHDELGVELWNHSDWKTYKDVAEKMLDIMHKANLMKCQVDAKLCALRSLVAFLSVCTGTSSYEKFDLLGGGISITTTQSAVRYACKSLQSAVDSLTPEFDNSEVLFPPLSGQVDLLLTITRILLNHARQSKSSRHLYPVIILVIKTSGASASFLFNLMPSNPALKQPVKSLLVLFLSLFEFIYSKDDMKDRSEDVNTFGELSLLSMSFLPVLCKLAESREYSDLAIASMDIILKAFLPSNVWVPILQKHLRLQVILQKCQNGALLCTQVILNFLLTMGRTKDGAKILQSANIFAFIKVLLSQMSLDDSCLRNSLSTQTKDVKIWGLGLAIVSSLNHCMDDDISRNSVANSTISFLSGQVPFMSSYLSAQSVNTHQSKKRTLVQKSQTSLSALSLTENILTLLCILAKYHFPRDTSMKEVDSELREIIIHLLAFISRGSARTGDSPNWNSSFICPPIIKEEMSLNEEPPLIRSKYGWFRFAASCTLSAPSVPGPPSAALSLAIRDKSPGGSDSTKQTRFTEMLAVQIYRIAFLIMKFLCSQAKEAVKRAEELEFLDLAHFPELPMPDILHGLQDQVVSIVTEVLEANLTTALNAETQTVCQLLLVILETSLYMELCVSQSCGIRPVQGRLEDFSKGIKAMVYASEKHSGFKPWVRSLAQIITLLYPGMVQSNNLV; this is translated from the exons atggcgagcggcggcgcctcggcccccaccaccgcctccacctacgctgccgccgccgccgccagcaagACTGTGGCCGCCTCGCTGTGGTGGGACCGGTTCGTGGACCTCGCCGATGACCtcgaccgcgccgccgcggctggcGCCGTCCCGGACGCCCTC GCGGAGCGGATCAAGGCCCACCACGCGTGGCTCCGGGGCTCGGTGTCCGTGTTCGGGAAGCCGAATGATTCGTCGCGGACCGCGTTGGATGCCTCCGAGGTGGTTGTTGGGAAGCACCGTCTCGCTGTCAAGCCCGAGCTCAAGGTGGCCGCGCTTCACCTGAGCAAATGCATG AACTTGGATGAGGTGCAATCATACATTCTGGTCAAGAGAACTTCAGAAAACACTCCAACAGCCCTTGATGCTGGTACTCAAGAGTTTGTTCGTCAG GTCTCTCTACAATATTACCTTGAGCGTCAATGCTTACTGAAGTGCATCCGAAGAATCTTTGTTCATGCAa ATGATGGTTCTGAATCAATTGCTGCTGTTAAAGAAGAGGCCTCAGTTTTAGTTAGTGAAGGGATGGAACAGAGACTACTATCCATTGTTGGAGATTCCCTTGCATCTGCAGTCTCCGCGAAAGGA GGATCTGAATTTACGATTTCTTGGCTGGAAGAAACGCTGATTGAAATTAACTTGATTTTTGAcatcttgtttctttttctctatgATAACCTTTCAAGGTGTAATGGTAGGATGTGGATAACCTTGTGTTTGATTTTTAAG GATATGCTATCTGGTTCTTATGATGTTGGAAAATTTGCTGTATCTGTTGAAGCAAAAAGTTCGTTTCATTATGCTAAAGCTCAACTGCTGTTTATTCTCATTGAAACACTGGATTTTGAAACTCTACTCCGGATGATCCGCGATGAAGTTCCTTTTAG CGGAGGCTATTCCACATTTTCTCTTGGTGATATTCTTGAAATGGACGTTGAAGTATCAAAATTATCTGAATTTGCAGTGGTAGAATCAGGACCACTTATTCTTGCATGGGCAGCTTTCCTCTGCCTGGTCATGTCGCTCCCAGGAAGCAATACCAATTTA GAAATTGATCACACATCTTATGCCCGACGTGCCTTTGAGTTGGCACCATTCAATTATTTACAAGGGGTTCTGTGCTCAAGCATCTTCAGGGAATCAGAT GGTCCTGTTTCTGGTTTTCGTGGCATATTGAGAACATTCATTTCAGCATTTGTTGCTTCATATGAGATCTCTTATCAG ACAGAAGACAGCTCTCTTGGCATGATTTTAAATATTCTATGTGAAGTTTATGATGGAGAG GAATCTCTCTGCATGCAATTCTGGGACAAAGATAGTTTTATTGATGGTCCAATTAGATCTGTTCTTCATATGGTGGAAAAGCAGTATCCTTTTCAGATATCGGAGTTGATTCGCTTCTTATCAGCTGTTTGCAATGGGAGTTGGCCTGCtcagtgtgt ATATAGTTACCTTGAGAGGATGAATGGGGTGACTACGTTGTATGCAGTTCCTAGTGGCATTAAAGACAATGTGAACTATTATGATCAAATTGAAACTCATCGTCCAATCAGCATTCCTAGTATTGAAGGAATTACAGTTCCTGTTGGAAGCCATGGCTACATCTTGAAAGTTCTTGAAGATGATGTTGCATTAGTTCGCTGGGAG TTTCCACATTCAGGTGTGTTCTTTGTGCTCGTAATTTTGGCACAAGATATTCATGCATGCAACTATGAGGAAGCTTGTGATATAATGGACTTACTGTATAAGATGGTATTGTCAAACAAG gatctgtgctttgctttgctgcaTGCTGACAAGTCGCTAGCTGTTCAAATGTCACAGAACTTGGGGTATACTGAGAAGCATGTCAG GATTGAtattgttaaaattttttgcacgtccattttcaaatatatggaAGATCCAAATAATGCTTGCATAATGTCTAAAACCCTTGGCATGCTGGCAGAAATGCTCAATTG tgtttCATACCATGTGTTCGATGTGGTGTTGGAGTGTGGTTTTTTCACTACACAATCAGGtggtatctcaag TGATTGGCTTCTTTCTGGTGCGCTAGCAAAAATGCTTTTTGCTACCTCTGAGGACAATGGAGACTGTTCTCCACTTACAACTGCAG tgctTGATTTTGCCCTGCAGGTTTTGCGGAAAggagctgctgctgatgatATAATATCATCATTCATCGTATTTTCAGTTCAATACATCATGGTTAATCATATGAACTGGAAATACAAGAAGCATAGTCGCTGGAAGATAACACTTAAG GTGCTTGATTTGGTAATGAGCTGTATTCAAGTCAAATCATTCTCACCAAGGCTCGGTGGCATCATTTGGGAAATTCTACTATATGATTCTTCTATCCACAATGTTCTTTTGCATATTTTGTCAATGTCAACGCAATTGCTGGAA CACTCACAAGGCAGCTACTGTGGTGATCTTAAGGACACTGAAGACATACACCTTGTCCTTTGCCGTGGACTTGATATTGTATTTTACATGTTATCCAACCTACCAGAG GAGTTGGTTCCATGTCCGCCTTTTGTTACTATGATTTTGTCATCCTCATCAAAACCATTGCCTTTCATCACAGCTGCAATATCGTTAATGTCCATTCAGAATTCA GCTATACAAGTTGCTTCTGCTAGAGTATTTTCAATACTGTGCTTCACTGCTTATAAAGCCCAGCCTCAACTCATGGAAAATGCCAACTTTGTTGTTAACGGTTCAGAG ATTTCGAGACTCCAAACAAGTATTTCCTGCATTCTTGATGAGGTAGAGAAAAttgatgattgtttggttgttgCTATATTCAATCTTCTGACTTCTGCTGCCCGTTATCAG cctGCTCTTCTTATTTCCCTGGTAGAACAGAGTACAGGGGTGCAAGCTGATTCTGATAGTTCCGTGCATAAGCAGAACAGTAAATTTTCTGTACTCAATCCTTCGGGAAGCACTCCTATACTTGTTGAGCAAATCTTGGGTTATATTGGACGATCCACTGAGCTTATGGATAG ATCTCCCTCTATATTATCTGGTGTTCTTGATCTACTGAAGGCATTATGGGAAAGTGGTGTCCAATTTATATACATTCTAGAAAAGCTGAGAAGTTCTAGTACATTCTGGGAGAACTTATCGCGCTGTATTCGTGCCACTTTTGATGGTTACCCTATCGACAGCGTTGAGCCTGTTgatgaaaaattttcttttag GTATTATTGTCTTGGTACAATTTTTGAGATAATGTCATATGAGTTGTTCTTGCAAGATAAGCTGCGTACAGAATCAAAAACTTCTGAACCTACCCCTGATGGTTCAAAGCAACCAAAAGAACCTTCTGTTGCATCTTGTCCAAGTGACACAGTGCTCAAATGGCTGGATGGTGCGACTCTGGAGGATTTGATAAAGAATCTGTCGTGCAACGGATACCAAAACGGTCTTCTTCATCGTGCTAAG GTAGCATCCTGCCTTTGCATTATCCGTCTATCAACAAAGCTATCCAGTGGTGAAACTGGCAGCCTGTCTTTCTCGCTAGTGAAGAAGATTCAGACTGTATCTGGCAAA TTGTTGCAACACCGTGCATTCTTAGCTCTGGTTTCACAATATGCCCTTCATGGTTACAG CGGTGAACAAGATCTTACCAACTTGATAATTAGTGATCTTTATTATCATATACATGGAGAACTCGAAGGTCGTCAGATTACTCCTGGTCCGTTTCAGGAGCTGCTGTGTTTCCTTCTagaatttaaagtttttgaaCACAATCCTTTCGAGCAAATACAGAAAACCTTCCCAGCTGGCAATGgcatttctttgtttgatgttCTGCAAATACATGATGAACTTGGAGTTGAACTTTGGAATCATTCAGACTGGAAGACTTATAAAGACGTAGCTGAAAAGATGTTGGATATTATGCATAAAGCAAACCTGATGAAATGTCAAGTTGATGCAAAGCTTTGCGCATTGAGATCATTAGTAGCATTTCTATCAGTGTGCACTGGAACA AGTTCATATGAGAAGTTTGACTTGCTTGGTGGAGGGATTTCAATAACAACTACACAATCAGCGGTTAGATACGCATGCAAATCTCTGCAGTCAGCTGTTGACTCACTCACTCCTGAATTTGATAACAGTGAGGTTTTATTTCCTCCCTTGTCTGGACAAGTGGATTTATTGCTTACTATTACCAGGATCTTACTTAATCATGCTAGGCAAAGCAAAAGTTCAAGACATCTCTATCCAGTTATCATACTAGTCATAAAAACTTCGGGTGCCAGTGCTTCCTTTTTGTTTAATCTCATGCCATCCAATCCTGCTCTTAAGCAACCAGTGAAGTCCCTCCTTGTCCTGTTTTTGTCATTGTTTGAGTTCATTTACAGCAAGGATGACATGAAAGATAGATCTGAAGATGTCAATACATTTGGGGAATTATCCCTTTTAAGTATGAGCTTCTTACCTGTGCTATGTAAATTGGCAGAGAGCAGAGAATATTCTGATCTTGCTATTGCATCAATGGACATAATATTGAAAGCCTTTTTACCTTCTAATGTATGGGTGCCTATTCTACAAAAGCATCTTCGTCTCCAGGTTATACTACAAAAATGCCAAAATGGGGCTTTATTGTGTACTCAAGTCATATTGAATTTTCTCTTGACCATGGGACGGACAAAGGACGGTGCTAAAATTCTTCAGTCTGCcaatatttttgcttttataaaGGTACTTCTGAGTCAGATGTCTCTGGATGACTCCTGTTTGAGAAATTCATTGAGCACCCAAACAAAGGATGTGAAAATCTGGGGTTTGGGTCTTGCTATTGTCTCCTCTTTGAACCATTGCATGGATGATGATATTTCCCGCAACAGTGTTGCGAACAGTACTATCAGCTTCCTTTCAGGACAAGTGCCTTTCATGTCGTCTTATCTATCTGCACAAAGTGTTAACACTCACCAGAGCAAGAAAAGGACACTGGTACAAAAGTCACAGACATCACTGTCAGCCCTGAGCCTTACTGAGAATATCCTCACACTTCTCTGTATTTTGGCCAAGTACCATTTCCCACGGGACACAAGTATGAAGGAAGTAGATTCAGAATTAAGGGAGATTATTATCCACCTGCTTGCATTTATAAGCAGAGGAAGTGCAAGAACTGGTGATTCCCCAAACTGGAACTCATCCTTTATTTGTCCTCCTATTATTAAAGAGGAAATGTCACTTAATGAAGAGCCACCACTTATTAGAAGCAAATATGGATGGTTCCGATTTGCTGCAAGTTGCACCTTGTCAGCTCCATCTGTTCCTGGTCCTCCCAGCGCAGCATTATCGCTTGCAATTAGAGACAAAAGTCCAGGAGGTTCTGATTCTACGAAGCAGACTCGTTTTACGGAGATGCTAGCTGTACAGATCTATAGAATTGCTTTTCTTATTATGAAGTTCCTGTGCAGTCAAGCAAAAGAGGCAGTGAAGAGGGCTGAAGAACTGGAGTTTCTTGACCTTGCACATTTCCCAGAACTTCCCATGCCAGATATTCTTCATGGCCTGCAG
- the LOC102721481 gene encoding uncharacterized protein LOC102721481 isoform X2, with product MKFLLVVESGPLILAWAAFLCLVMSLPGSNTNLEIDHTSYARRAFELAPFNYLQGVLCSSIFRESDGPVSGFRGILRTFISAFVASYEISYQTEDSSLGMILNILCEVYDGEESLCMQFWDKDSFIDGPIRSVLHMVEKQYPFQISELIRFLSAVCNGSWPAQCVYSYLERMNGVTTLYAVPSGIKDNVNYYDQIETHRPISIPSIEGITVPVGSHGYILKVLEDDVALVRWEFPHSGVFFVLVILAQDIHACNYEEACDIMDLLYKMVLSNKDLCFALLHADKSLAVQMSQNLGYTEKHVRIDIVKIFCTSIFKYMEDPNNACIMSKTLGMLAEMLNCVSYHVFDVVLECGFFTTQSGGISSDWLLSGALAKMLFATSEDNGDCSPLTTAVLDFALQVLRKGAAADDIISSFIVFSVQYIMVNHMNWKYKKHSRWKITLKVLDLVMSCIQVKSFSPRLGGIIWEILLYDSSIHNVLLHILSMSTQLLEHSQGSYCGDLKDTEDIHLVLCRGLDIVFYMLSNLPEELVPCPPFVTMILSSSSKPLPFITAAISLMSIQNSAIQVASARVFSILCFTAYKAQPQLMENANFVVNGSEISRLQTSISCILDEVEKIDDCLVVAIFNLLTSAARYQPALLISLVEQSTGVQADSDSSVHKQNSKFSVLNPSGSTPILVEQILGYIGRSTELMDRSPSILSGVLDLLKALWESGVQFIYILEKLRSSSTFWENLSRCIRATFDGYPIDSVEPVDEKFSFRYYCLGTIFEIMSYELFLQDKLRTESKTSEPTPDGSKQPKEPSVASCPSDTVLKWLDGATLEDLIKNLSCNGYQNGLLHRAKVASCLCIIRLSTKLSSGETGSLSFSLVKKIQTVSGKLLQHRAFLALVSQYALHGYSGEQDLTNLIISDLYYHIHGELEGRQITPGPFQELLCFLLEFKVFEHNPFEQIQKTFPAGNGISLFDVLQIHDELGVELWNHSDWKTYKDVAEKMLDIMHKANLMKCQVDAKLCALRSLVAFLSVCTGTSSYEKFDLLGGGISITTTQSAVRYACKSLQSAVDSLTPEFDNSEVLFPPLSGQVDLLLTITRILLNHARQSKSSRHLYPVIILVIKTSGASASFLFNLMPSNPALKQPVKSLLVLFLSLFEFIYSKDDMKDRSEDVNTFGELSLLSMSFLPVLCKLAESREYSDLAIASMDIILKAFLPSNVWVPILQKHLRLQVILQKCQNGALLCTQVILNFLLTMGRTKDGAKILQSANIFAFIKVLLSQMSLDDSCLRNSLSTQTKDVKIWGLGLAIVSSLNHCMDDDISRNSVANSTISFLSGQVPFMSSYLSAQSVNTHQSKKRTLVQKSQTSLSALSLTENILTLLCILAKYHFPRDTSMKEVDSELREIIIHLLAFISRGSARTGDSPNWNSSFICPPIIKEEMSLNEEPPLIRSKYGWFRFAASCTLSAPSVPGPPSAALSLAIRDKSPGGSDSTKQTRFTEMLAVQIYRIAFLIMKFLCSQAKEAVKRAEELEFLDLAHFPELPMPDILHGLQDQVVSIVTEVLEANLTTALNAETQTVCQLLLVILETSLYMELCVSQSCGIRPVQGRLEDFSKGIKAMVYASEKHSGFKPWVRSLAQIITLLYPGMVQSNNLV from the exons ATGAAGTTCCTTTTAG TGGTAGAATCAGGACCACTTATTCTTGCATGGGCAGCTTTCCTCTGCCTGGTCATGTCGCTCCCAGGAAGCAATACCAATTTA GAAATTGATCACACATCTTATGCCCGACGTGCCTTTGAGTTGGCACCATTCAATTATTTACAAGGGGTTCTGTGCTCAAGCATCTTCAGGGAATCAGAT GGTCCTGTTTCTGGTTTTCGTGGCATATTGAGAACATTCATTTCAGCATTTGTTGCTTCATATGAGATCTCTTATCAG ACAGAAGACAGCTCTCTTGGCATGATTTTAAATATTCTATGTGAAGTTTATGATGGAGAG GAATCTCTCTGCATGCAATTCTGGGACAAAGATAGTTTTATTGATGGTCCAATTAGATCTGTTCTTCATATGGTGGAAAAGCAGTATCCTTTTCAGATATCGGAGTTGATTCGCTTCTTATCAGCTGTTTGCAATGGGAGTTGGCCTGCtcagtgtgt ATATAGTTACCTTGAGAGGATGAATGGGGTGACTACGTTGTATGCAGTTCCTAGTGGCATTAAAGACAATGTGAACTATTATGATCAAATTGAAACTCATCGTCCAATCAGCATTCCTAGTATTGAAGGAATTACAGTTCCTGTTGGAAGCCATGGCTACATCTTGAAAGTTCTTGAAGATGATGTTGCATTAGTTCGCTGGGAG TTTCCACATTCAGGTGTGTTCTTTGTGCTCGTAATTTTGGCACAAGATATTCATGCATGCAACTATGAGGAAGCTTGTGATATAATGGACTTACTGTATAAGATGGTATTGTCAAACAAG gatctgtgctttgctttgctgcaTGCTGACAAGTCGCTAGCTGTTCAAATGTCACAGAACTTGGGGTATACTGAGAAGCATGTCAG GATTGAtattgttaaaattttttgcacgtccattttcaaatatatggaAGATCCAAATAATGCTTGCATAATGTCTAAAACCCTTGGCATGCTGGCAGAAATGCTCAATTG tgtttCATACCATGTGTTCGATGTGGTGTTGGAGTGTGGTTTTTTCACTACACAATCAGGtggtatctcaag TGATTGGCTTCTTTCTGGTGCGCTAGCAAAAATGCTTTTTGCTACCTCTGAGGACAATGGAGACTGTTCTCCACTTACAACTGCAG tgctTGATTTTGCCCTGCAGGTTTTGCGGAAAggagctgctgctgatgatATAATATCATCATTCATCGTATTTTCAGTTCAATACATCATGGTTAATCATATGAACTGGAAATACAAGAAGCATAGTCGCTGGAAGATAACACTTAAG GTGCTTGATTTGGTAATGAGCTGTATTCAAGTCAAATCATTCTCACCAAGGCTCGGTGGCATCATTTGGGAAATTCTACTATATGATTCTTCTATCCACAATGTTCTTTTGCATATTTTGTCAATGTCAACGCAATTGCTGGAA CACTCACAAGGCAGCTACTGTGGTGATCTTAAGGACACTGAAGACATACACCTTGTCCTTTGCCGTGGACTTGATATTGTATTTTACATGTTATCCAACCTACCAGAG GAGTTGGTTCCATGTCCGCCTTTTGTTACTATGATTTTGTCATCCTCATCAAAACCATTGCCTTTCATCACAGCTGCAATATCGTTAATGTCCATTCAGAATTCA GCTATACAAGTTGCTTCTGCTAGAGTATTTTCAATACTGTGCTTCACTGCTTATAAAGCCCAGCCTCAACTCATGGAAAATGCCAACTTTGTTGTTAACGGTTCAGAG ATTTCGAGACTCCAAACAAGTATTTCCTGCATTCTTGATGAGGTAGAGAAAAttgatgattgtttggttgttgCTATATTCAATCTTCTGACTTCTGCTGCCCGTTATCAG cctGCTCTTCTTATTTCCCTGGTAGAACAGAGTACAGGGGTGCAAGCTGATTCTGATAGTTCCGTGCATAAGCAGAACAGTAAATTTTCTGTACTCAATCCTTCGGGAAGCACTCCTATACTTGTTGAGCAAATCTTGGGTTATATTGGACGATCCACTGAGCTTATGGATAG ATCTCCCTCTATATTATCTGGTGTTCTTGATCTACTGAAGGCATTATGGGAAAGTGGTGTCCAATTTATATACATTCTAGAAAAGCTGAGAAGTTCTAGTACATTCTGGGAGAACTTATCGCGCTGTATTCGTGCCACTTTTGATGGTTACCCTATCGACAGCGTTGAGCCTGTTgatgaaaaattttcttttag GTATTATTGTCTTGGTACAATTTTTGAGATAATGTCATATGAGTTGTTCTTGCAAGATAAGCTGCGTACAGAATCAAAAACTTCTGAACCTACCCCTGATGGTTCAAAGCAACCAAAAGAACCTTCTGTTGCATCTTGTCCAAGTGACACAGTGCTCAAATGGCTGGATGGTGCGACTCTGGAGGATTTGATAAAGAATCTGTCGTGCAACGGATACCAAAACGGTCTTCTTCATCGTGCTAAG GTAGCATCCTGCCTTTGCATTATCCGTCTATCAACAAAGCTATCCAGTGGTGAAACTGGCAGCCTGTCTTTCTCGCTAGTGAAGAAGATTCAGACTGTATCTGGCAAA TTGTTGCAACACCGTGCATTCTTAGCTCTGGTTTCACAATATGCCCTTCATGGTTACAG CGGTGAACAAGATCTTACCAACTTGATAATTAGTGATCTTTATTATCATATACATGGAGAACTCGAAGGTCGTCAGATTACTCCTGGTCCGTTTCAGGAGCTGCTGTGTTTCCTTCTagaatttaaagtttttgaaCACAATCCTTTCGAGCAAATACAGAAAACCTTCCCAGCTGGCAATGgcatttctttgtttgatgttCTGCAAATACATGATGAACTTGGAGTTGAACTTTGGAATCATTCAGACTGGAAGACTTATAAAGACGTAGCTGAAAAGATGTTGGATATTATGCATAAAGCAAACCTGATGAAATGTCAAGTTGATGCAAAGCTTTGCGCATTGAGATCATTAGTAGCATTTCTATCAGTGTGCACTGGAACA AGTTCATATGAGAAGTTTGACTTGCTTGGTGGAGGGATTTCAATAACAACTACACAATCAGCGGTTAGATACGCATGCAAATCTCTGCAGTCAGCTGTTGACTCACTCACTCCTGAATTTGATAACAGTGAGGTTTTATTTCCTCCCTTGTCTGGACAAGTGGATTTATTGCTTACTATTACCAGGATCTTACTTAATCATGCTAGGCAAAGCAAAAGTTCAAGACATCTCTATCCAGTTATCATACTAGTCATAAAAACTTCGGGTGCCAGTGCTTCCTTTTTGTTTAATCTCATGCCATCCAATCCTGCTCTTAAGCAACCAGTGAAGTCCCTCCTTGTCCTGTTTTTGTCATTGTTTGAGTTCATTTACAGCAAGGATGACATGAAAGATAGATCTGAAGATGTCAATACATTTGGGGAATTATCCCTTTTAAGTATGAGCTTCTTACCTGTGCTATGTAAATTGGCAGAGAGCAGAGAATATTCTGATCTTGCTATTGCATCAATGGACATAATATTGAAAGCCTTTTTACCTTCTAATGTATGGGTGCCTATTCTACAAAAGCATCTTCGTCTCCAGGTTATACTACAAAAATGCCAAAATGGGGCTTTATTGTGTACTCAAGTCATATTGAATTTTCTCTTGACCATGGGACGGACAAAGGACGGTGCTAAAATTCTTCAGTCTGCcaatatttttgcttttataaaGGTACTTCTGAGTCAGATGTCTCTGGATGACTCCTGTTTGAGAAATTCATTGAGCACCCAAACAAAGGATGTGAAAATCTGGGGTTTGGGTCTTGCTATTGTCTCCTCTTTGAACCATTGCATGGATGATGATATTTCCCGCAACAGTGTTGCGAACAGTACTATCAGCTTCCTTTCAGGACAAGTGCCTTTCATGTCGTCTTATCTATCTGCACAAAGTGTTAACACTCACCAGAGCAAGAAAAGGACACTGGTACAAAAGTCACAGACATCACTGTCAGCCCTGAGCCTTACTGAGAATATCCTCACACTTCTCTGTATTTTGGCCAAGTACCATTTCCCACGGGACACAAGTATGAAGGAAGTAGATTCAGAATTAAGGGAGATTATTATCCACCTGCTTGCATTTATAAGCAGAGGAAGTGCAAGAACTGGTGATTCCCCAAACTGGAACTCATCCTTTATTTGTCCTCCTATTATTAAAGAGGAAATGTCACTTAATGAAGAGCCACCACTTATTAGAAGCAAATATGGATGGTTCCGATTTGCTGCAAGTTGCACCTTGTCAGCTCCATCTGTTCCTGGTCCTCCCAGCGCAGCATTATCGCTTGCAATTAGAGACAAAAGTCCAGGAGGTTCTGATTCTACGAAGCAGACTCGTTTTACGGAGATGCTAGCTGTACAGATCTATAGAATTGCTTTTCTTATTATGAAGTTCCTGTGCAGTCAAGCAAAAGAGGCAGTGAAGAGGGCTGAAGAACTGGAGTTTCTTGACCTTGCACATTTCCCAGAACTTCCCATGCCAGATATTCTTCATGGCCTGCAG